In a genomic window of Acidilobus saccharovorans 345-15:
- a CDS encoding glycosyltransferase family 4 protein, which yields MESLNINLVIETNQRGTYATTKVVFQKLRERGHEVRLWTTFPSEFNVLPRPPSFKPFGYDVAVNLPTYARKVLKVINPPKDSIVHSMNAMHELAYLAHGQGVKSAIAVHYAWPICYFNAYSYNACDCTSSVLEAAKCIYSRRRGPRKAFALGEALYWKLKRSWIRRNLMGSSAILAISKFTKELLVKAGYEEAKIRVVYISALMPYNIEYSPYEPSDAFTFAYLSYPDEGKGIFQLIKAFALAIKANPKLRLKIYGGLTNPDVVRLVGELGIRDKVELTGWAPFENFVSSLEDLLRDVDVVVVPSMVFETWARVVTEAMLSGRPVIVTKGNGGLVEQVEDKVTGFHVNVYKVEEFARSLIEISSISREELRNMGLRARETALAKWNQERIVDSLEHFYKELL from the coding sequence TTGGAGAGTCTTAACATTAATCTAGTTATAGAGACCAACCAACGAGGTACATATGCCACAACAAAAGTGGTTTTCCAAAAGCTTAGAGAGAGGGGACATGAAGTTAGATTGTGGACAACCTTTCCCTCAGAGTTCAACGTTCTTCCTAGGCCCCCCTCATTTAAGCCCTTTGGTTATGACGTGGCTGTCAACCTTCCAACTTATGCGAGAAAAGTCTTGAAAGTGATCAACCCGCCTAAGGACTCCATAGTTCATTCAATGAACGCCATGCATGAGCTGGCATACCTTGCTCACGGTCAGGGCGTTAAGAGTGCAATCGCTGTTCATTACGCATGGCCCATATGCTACTTTAACGCCTATAGCTACAACGCCTGCGACTGCACCTCAAGCGTGCTGGAGGCCGCCAAGTGTATCTACAGCAGGAGGAGAGGGCCGAGAAAGGCCTTTGCCCTGGGGGAGGCCCTCTACTGGAAGCTGAAGAGGTCGTGGATCAGGAGGAACTTAATGGGGTCCAGTGCAATTTTGGCTATCAGCAAATTTACAAAAGAACTGCTCGTAAAGGCAGGTTATGAAGAGGCCAAGATAAGGGTCGTATATATTAGCGCCTTAATGCCGTACAACATAGAGTACTCGCCCTATGAGCCCTCCGACGCCTTTACTTTCGCCTACCTGAGCTACCCCGACGAGGGTAAAGGGATCTTCCAGCTGATCAAGGCCTTTGCCCTGGCCATTAAAGCAAACCCTAAGCTAAGACTTAAGATATACGGCGGGCTAACAAACCCTGACGTTGTAAGGTTAGTAGGGGAGCTGGGGATAAGGGATAAAGTGGAGCTAACTGGTTGGGCGCCCTTTGAGAACTTCGTCTCCTCGCTTGAGGATCTGCTCAGGGACGTTGACGTTGTAGTTGTTCCATCCATGGTGTTTGAAACCTGGGCAAGGGTTGTCACAGAGGCTATGCTGTCCGGAAGGCCCGTTATTGTCACCAAAGGTAACGGAGGGCTTGTTGAGCAAGTAGAGGATAAGGTAACGGGATTTCACGTTAATGTGTACAAAGTGGAGGAATTTGCGAGGTCTTTGATAGAGATAAGTTCTATATCAAGAGAGGAGCTAAGAAACATGGGCTTAAGAGCAAGGGAAACCGCCTTGGCTAAATGGAACCAAGAAAGGATAGTTGATAGCCTAGAACATTTTTACAAGGAGCTTCTGTAA
- a CDS encoding glycosyltransferase: MPPLEAMACGTPVVMTKNLGSLSYARHGYNSLIVEERSPETVASAVSQLLDNPALADELPLNARRTAANFRFEDFMKRFKACVGLP, translated from the coding sequence CTGCCTCCGCTTGAGGCCATGGCTTGCGGCACGCCAGTGGTTATGACCAAGAACCTGGGATCCCTCTCTTATGCTAGACACGGCTATAACAGCCTGATAGTCGAGGAAAGGAGCCCGGAGACAGTGGCTTCTGCAGTCTCGCAGCTCCTTGACAACCCAGCCTTAGCTGATGAGCTTCCCCTTAATGCTAGGAGAACTGCGGCCAACTTCAGGTTTGAGGATTTCATGAAGAGGTTTAAGGCGTGCGTAGGCCTCCCTTAA
- a CDS encoding glycosyltransferase, with protein MNVCLLLDDAETLGGIQLMALDTVESLFKGGFRVTLVTRRVGSWFLRRLLSMGSVQVALRRPLPTSTANIILDAVQSFPSDCGLRFNFHGDVQPVDADIIYFHQFNVDYGFRSSARVRLKLLPQWEIRRRFLERVKENNRLVLVNSTFTMAEARHFWGLTNVEVLHPPVHVERYSDWPDGPRPRRVATVHRLDDYMLKVIKEVASSLDYEFVVMGSVKNVSSLKELSRLPRNVKVIPNADEPTKKAYLQASRAYFNANMFVEGFGIAVVEGMAAGALPVVRNVGGHLDYAPEDYMFNGIDDAIDKVEKAVESWDYEKASLMRSIAQRFSLGAYTDRLINIITKFL; from the coding sequence TTGAACGTTTGTCTGCTGTTAGACGATGCCGAGACGCTGGGCGGCATCCAGCTAATGGCTCTTGACACCGTTGAGTCACTGTTTAAGGGCGGCTTTCGCGTGACACTGGTCACTAGGCGAGTGGGCAGCTGGTTCTTAAGGAGGCTTCTGTCCATGGGAAGTGTGCAGGTAGCTCTCAGGAGGCCCCTACCGACCTCCACGGCTAACATAATACTGGATGCGGTTCAGTCCTTTCCCTCCGACTGCGGGCTGAGGTTTAACTTTCACGGCGACGTGCAGCCCGTGGACGCCGACATAATTTACTTTCACCAGTTCAACGTAGACTACGGCTTCAGGAGCAGCGCTAGGGTCAGGCTGAAGCTCCTCCCCCAGTGGGAGATCAGGAGGAGGTTCCTTGAGAGAGTGAAGGAGAACAACAGGCTTGTCCTGGTGAACTCCACGTTCACGATGGCGGAGGCCAGGCACTTCTGGGGGCTCACCAACGTTGAGGTCCTTCATCCACCAGTTCACGTGGAGAGGTACAGCGACTGGCCTGACGGGCCAAGGCCGAGGAGGGTAGCAACCGTACACAGGCTTGATGACTACATGCTTAAGGTAATTAAGGAGGTGGCCTCCTCCCTTGACTACGAGTTCGTCGTCATGGGCTCAGTCAAAAACGTCAGCTCGCTCAAGGAGCTTTCAAGGCTACCGCGCAACGTTAAGGTGATTCCAAACGCGGACGAGCCGACGAAGAAGGCATACCTTCAGGCTTCTCGGGCCTACTTCAACGCCAACATGTTCGTGGAGGGCTTCGGAATAGCGGTTGTTGAGGGCATGGCCGCCGGAGCCCTCCCCGTGGTTAGGAACGTTGGGGGACACTTGGATTACGCGCCTGAGGATTACATGTTCAACGGCATTGACGACGCCATAGATAAGGTTGAAAAGGCCGTTGAGTCCTGGGACTATGAGAAGGCGAGCCTGATGAGAAGCATCGCGCAGCGGTTCTCGCTCGGCGCATACACTGATAGGCTGATTAATATAATTACCAAGTTTCTTTGA
- a CDS encoding glycosyltransferase — protein MASQGLCLYGTVLNSVDTVERSIRSVYRPDAEIVVVDGGSRDSTYERLLEIAKDYNVKVYRLPGSSRGRGRDYALRMCPEGSYAAYFDLDDEYNAYFHRAIEWGMATGSQRPLYYLVKRDYAVARGGWRDLNVAEDVEFFARVGLDFHVPVLFRRPLSGPRRGSLMGDARRYVRGTLGAVSRSVRNVVDLIRGNGFKYGELASLPYIRRRPYLLVAPVPLIYTMALVKGIYRYDPLLNNHDLMFKYMVSGLVDPIKEVGADDDHAVFSVPLSTASRLGFNWVVAKVRSANLKPYTCSQGGSKVLIGVTSSGALASVGFRDCDEVDSP, from the coding sequence GTGGCGTCCCAAGGCCTCTGCCTCTACGGCACTGTGCTTAACTCCGTTGACACCGTAGAGCGGTCGATACGCAGCGTCTACAGGCCCGACGCGGAGATAGTGGTTGTAGACGGAGGCTCAAGGGACAGCACCTACGAGAGGCTCCTTGAGATTGCCAAGGACTACAACGTGAAGGTGTACAGGCTGCCTGGCTCAAGCAGGGGCAGGGGCAGGGACTACGCGCTGCGCATGTGCCCAGAGGGCTCCTATGCAGCATACTTTGACCTTGACGACGAGTACAACGCTTACTTCCACAGGGCTATAGAGTGGGGCATGGCCACCGGCAGCCAGAGGCCTCTGTACTACCTTGTAAAGAGGGACTACGCGGTTGCCAGGGGAGGCTGGAGGGACCTTAACGTGGCTGAGGACGTGGAGTTCTTCGCAAGGGTTGGGCTTGACTTTCATGTGCCGGTGCTGTTCAGGAGGCCTTTATCAGGGCCTCGCAGAGGGAGCCTGATGGGAGACGCCAGGCGTTACGTGAGGGGAACCCTTGGCGCGGTCTCTAGGTCTGTAAGAAACGTCGTTGACCTAATTAGAGGTAACGGATTTAAATATGGCGAGTTAGCGTCCCTACCTTACATAAGGCGAAGGCCTTACCTACTTGTGGCCCCAGTCCCGCTGATTTACACTATGGCCCTTGTTAAAGGCATATACAGGTACGATCCGCTGCTTAACAACCACGACTTAATGTTTAAGTACATGGTTAGCGGGCTTGTAGACCCAATTAAGGAGGTCGGGGCCGACGACGACCATGCAGTGTTCTCGGTACCCCTCTCAACAGCCAGTAGGCTAGGTTTTAATTGGGTAGTCGCAAAGGTCAGGTCAGCTAACCTTAAACCCTACACATGCAGCCAGGGCGGCTCAAAGGTGTTGATAGGCGTGACCTCAAGCGGAGCCCTGGCATCAGTGGGCTTCAGGGACTGCGATGAGGTGGATTCGCCATGA
- a CDS encoding glycosyltransferase family 2 protein: MTRVSVVIPTLCRPELRDLLSSLGLQRRRPDDVIIIYACETARLRPLIEDEPLPIQAYPQRGVGVTGAVNQGLESAEGEIIVIIDDDAVAPSPLLLKYEELLGRLPRAFAGACSRDILYERDRGPVKGPDDSALVKLYRRLYVANLVRPYPGLEAFARGVFVDRGLRVRHGPCIPNGDCISLPFRAVNMALRKEAVDGLRLPEDRDLGAARGFEQLLGVMLAAKGYLYAYTSGNPVYHLHHASISRSHRSEAEERAMRRYMAEALSRLNG; encoded by the coding sequence ATGACGAGGGTTTCCGTCGTCATCCCCACCCTGTGCAGGCCTGAGCTCAGGGACCTCCTCTCGTCCCTGGGCCTGCAGAGGAGGCGGCCAGACGATGTGATTATAATATACGCGTGCGAGACTGCAAGGCTTAGACCCCTGATAGAGGACGAGCCACTGCCTATACAGGCCTACCCCCAGAGGGGCGTTGGGGTCACGGGGGCCGTCAACCAGGGCCTGGAGTCCGCCGAGGGGGAAATCATAGTAATCATAGACGATGATGCAGTGGCCCCCTCCCCCCTCCTGCTGAAGTACGAGGAGCTGTTAGGAAGGCTGCCCAGGGCCTTCGCCGGGGCGTGCAGCCGCGACATACTTTATGAGAGGGACAGGGGCCCTGTGAAGGGTCCCGACGACAGCGCCCTCGTAAAGCTCTACAGGAGGCTCTACGTGGCTAACCTAGTGAGACCCTACCCAGGCCTTGAGGCGTTTGCAAGGGGGGTCTTCGTTGACAGGGGACTGAGAGTCAGGCACGGGCCCTGCATACCTAACGGCGACTGCATATCCCTCCCCTTCAGGGCCGTAAACATGGCCCTTAGAAAGGAGGCGGTTGACGGCTTGAGGCTCCCAGAGGACAGGGACCTGGGGGCGGCGAGGGGCTTCGAGCAGCTCCTTGGGGTAATGCTGGCAGCAAAGGGGTACCTCTACGCATACACGTCGGGCAACCCAGTTTACCATCTTCACCACGCTAGCATCTCCAGGTCCCATAGGTCAGAGGCCGAGGAGAGGGCCATGAGGAGGTACATGGCTGAGGCCCTGAGCAGGCTAAACGGATGA